CGGAGTTTAGATATGGGAGATACGGTCtaaaccaaaattttattttgtgtttagGATCCAAGTATTTTCTTCCATATTTTTATAGTAAAGCTATCTATATCCATATCATATTGAATGACTCAATATGAAAGGGAATCCTATGGTGGTTCTACCTCATGATAGAGAAAGGCATGAGGAAGATTGTTTATTATGCCATAGTGATTGAATTGAGATATTGGGACATATGGTCCATTATCCTAGTGCTATTTATGCGCTaatacatatattgcaaaagttcCCGGACGGATATTATCTTTGCAATACTTTGCTATCTAATAGCAGCACTATTCTACCTAAAATTGGTAGATTGAAGTTAAGAATAACTTTTGATATATCTTAAAATAGCACATACGGATTTGATATAATCCATGATCCGATTACGTGTATATCATGATTCTGGTTATCTGTAAGATCCCCAAATTCCAGATCATTGAAATAAGCTTTACATAAATATAGAAAGACCATTCTGTAATAGTCTTTAAGTAGACATTTAATGATTAATTTCACTAATCATTCTAATACTGCATTGTACAAGGCTACACATGAATGTGTATAGCTTGACAGAATGATATGTCACATACTAAAGTTATGTGGTTCTGATTCTATTGAATTAAAGATCATTATCTATAAAGGTAATGCAACTTGTGTTGTTTAGATGGAGCCAAGTTATACTTAATGCAATATTTTGCATTAAGATGGTTCTGTTTCATAGGTCATATGGGCATATGAATATTTGCAAACTAAGTACTTGTGATAATCTCGAAGAGATATTCACAAGATCTACTATACTCCACATTTCATATGTGTAGAATACATTGGTATGAAAGGTTTGCAAGTTTCAGGGGGAGAGTCTCTCGTCTCTCTGATTAATAACTTGTTGAAAACATCATATTGCATTTTTTCTTTGTATGAGTTTTTTTCCTTtgggtttctcatataaagtttttaatgaggccATATCGACACAAGGCTATGTCATATCATCCATTTTCCCGAAGaggtttttggtggatgatattAGGACATGATACattgtactcttttctttatgtgagttttttttttcttttgaggtTTCTCATACAAAGTTTTTGATGAGGCAATGTTAACACAAAGTTATATGCTATGTCATCTAGTTTTCCCCACCGGGATTTTCGGAAGATGATATTTGAAGCATATTGACCATAGGGTCAAGGCGTTATTAGACTAAGACTTGGATTTGTCTCAAGGGTCTACTAACATTGGTAATTGTATACTATAGTGTTTCTCCTTATTTTCCCCACTAGGTTTTATGGAGTTTTGCCTAGTATACCGGAATTACTTTGgtttttcccacagggttttCCAAAGAATCTCCTCATATTTTTCCTAAAAGGTTTTTGGGGGAGTTATATATTATATCGCATCTCCTGATTTTTCCCATAGGGTTTTCAAGGAGTTTTTCGATTGATTACAAGTTCATGAGAAGATcaaattgattacaagaccataagaagaagaaaattgatcaagggggagtgttatgaagaatttagaattagtgatcaatttctgTAATAGTTAATAAGATTAGTCAGTAGGCGGTTACCTTTCACGAAAGGGCCAACTCACGAAGGAGCCATACCGAAGGGCATGTCCCTTCGGTTTCCCTTGATCTTGTATATAAACAGTGATCTCTATTAACAAGACAATCCAACCATTCCATTCACTTTCACTTCTAATATAATTCTCATGTCGTGCGATGCATAAAAAGTTAAAAACCATGGCCCGACCGATCTGAGAAGCATAAGGGGAAGTAGGCATCCAGGGTTTATTCTCCAATAAGCAGAAGCTGACCAAAATCCAAGGCTAAAAACCTCTCGCAATCACGTAACGCGTTCCAGAACGGGGCTTATAATAGTCATCGATATGAGGTAAACTTTGACAGGTCACGCACGGCGATCGAGTAGCTGACCAGAGTGGAGCAGGTCGCGTGGCGTGAAGCGTGTCCAGGTTCGGCGTCCCCTTGCCAAGAGGGGATAAACTTAATCGCCGGGCGCGTGCCCGCCACGCCGAGACCCAGTTTTCTGCTCGGCCCAGTACGAATCTTACGCGCAGGCCGGGACTAAACTAACCACGGGGCGTGTGGCGACCACGGGAACGGTGCGAATCCGATCCCCCGCCAACGGCCCGGGGTCGCCGGCAATGGCGTGGGCGTGGCTCATGCCACGGCCCTGGCGCCTGGCAGGTAGCTTCTGCCAGTGAAATAAAAATTGCCACTGGAATTCATCAGGAATCAAGGGGAGGGGCATCAGATCAGCAGGGTGACAAGGGTATATGGAAAACTGTAGCTGTCAATTCGCCATGGCAGCAAAAACGAGCAGGTTCACAGGCCACCCGGTCCGCACCACAACGAGACAGCTACCGCACTCGGCTTCCCAGGCCTAGTGCTGCGACTTTCTGAAACTGAATGTGCAGTTTTGCTTCTGAAATGGTACGCCAGCGATGAATCATCAATGCAAGCTGATTTCGGTTTTGGCTATGATTATTAGCACATCAGTCCTAGTAAAAAAACCATCAGCTGTACTGTTACAGATATTGCTGGCCGGCTACACAAAGCAGGATCCCTATACATGTGTTGGCTCACATGCAACCCTTGAGGCTTGAGGTGCCATTGCCAAACGAAAACTTAGTGTTTAAGGCTCGTGAGCTACTTAGATTGACTTTGAGCCGGCTGATACGTATACCTACTCCAGGTTGTATTTGTGTAGTATAGTACATAAAGGTGGGCCTGCCAACCTAGCACCGGCCACCGGGTGTTTTGGCTATATAGTTCCCGAATTTATGAGCATGCATGCAattccttgtaaaaaagaattCAGATATTTTTGAGGTGGTTAGCACCTGAATCAAAGTGTTGAAAAATTCAAGTATTTGAGAGGAGTTCATAGTTTTAGTCACACCATgcccttttttttcaaaaacattaATTACACTCAGATTTTGTTTCCATCTTCATGCATGCTATttaggaagaagaaagaaggaaaATTTTGGGTGACAGAggggaaaaaagggaaaagaaagtaAGAAAAGAAGCCCGGTCATCAAATGGCAAAACCACAAAAGGTTCCTGAAGTTACCAAGAAAGTGCTAAAAGGATAATGGCAGTAAGCACTTTAAGTAAAGATTATGCGGGTACACGGCAAGGCCCAACTTTACCGGATTGTCCACTACAAGCTCATCATTCATATGTACAGAGAAAAATGTCTCTTACATTGTTTTTTGGTTTGTTATTCCAAACGGCCTACTTATTGTTCAACGTCCAACCGCCGTCAGGATAGGTGCTGAAGCATGATAAACTGAGAGGTGCATGACAACTCATCCTGATCCATCTTTAGCCATGATGTGGGAGCAGATGTCATGAGTCATTTCCAAGAAAGGATTACTTATATGATTGTATTTGGCTATCTAAAGAAACAGTAGCTGGAAGTTTTTGCAGATCAATCTGAACATAAACTAGCACAATCAGAAAAGCAGAAGCAAAGCAAGGTATATATTGATAGTTTTGAATCGCACCTATTGGGGTTGCTGTTTGTGATCTGCGTTAGTTGAACAACTTATATTAGCTAGTCCATTTTGTAAAATGCATGCCAAACCAAAGTCGCGCACACCTTAATTTTCACAGACCACAGTATTGCGCATGTATTCAAGACTTCAAGACGAATTAACTTAAACACAAACAACTGGCAAGCGAGGACGACGAGCAGAATTAATATAATACACATAGATAATTTTGTCTCTCCTTTTGATTTTCCCATCAGATACCATACATTAGCCCTGACATTACATTACAGTCAGGTAGATCCACCACACACATACACTACATACACACCCATGTTACTTTATTCCCCTTTCCCTGTCCAGGCGACTGCTAGTTTGCTACACTCAAAGACATGCAGGATTTTTCACATCCCGATGTCACACCGACGAGACGTCAATGTTGAACACCACCCCGAACAGCCGGAGCACGCCGTAGGTGACGAGCATGGCGAACCAGCCGCCCAGGAGCACCCTCAGCACGGACCTCCGCATGCTCGAGCCGCCCAGGtacgcgcccgccgcgccgaaCCCGGTCAGGCCGACGCCGCTGGCGGCGGACACCGCGATCAGCCTGGCCCACAGAGACGGCACGAACACCCCGGACAGCAGCGGCAGGATGGCGCCGAACGCGAAGGCCAGCGCGGACGCTAGCGCGGCCTGCGTCGGGCTCGGCAGGGCGTCCCGGGCGCCCTCGTCGCTGTCGGTGCCGTCGCGCTTGAGCTGCGAGACCTCGATGTCGTACTGCGCGTACACGGACACGAACTCGCCGATGGCCATGCTGCAGGCGCCGGCCACGAGCCCGGCCATGCCGGACACGAGCATGGCCTTGCGC
This sequence is a window from Panicum virgatum strain AP13 chromosome 7K, P.virgatum_v5, whole genome shotgun sequence. Protein-coding genes within it:
- the LOC120641373 gene encoding vacuolar iron transporter homolog 2-like; translated protein: MDPHLSSHVHATAAAAAEAAAAGGSPDGKKAGGAVLPPAAVVILDVEAGGAPAAAAAAAADPSDGGDGGVDYMARAQWLRAAVLGANDGLVSVASLMIGVSAVNRSRKAMLVSGMAGLVAGACSMAIGEFVSVYAQYDIEVSQLKRDGTDSDEGARDALPSPTQAALASALAFAFGAILPLLSGVFVPSLWARLIAVSAASGVGLTGFGAAGAYLGGSSMRRSVLRVLLGGWFAMLVTYGVLRLFGVVFNIDVSSV